The proteins below come from a single Zea mays cultivar B73 chromosome 8, Zm-B73-REFERENCE-NAM-5.0, whole genome shotgun sequence genomic window:
- the LOC103637124 gene encoding B3 domain-containing protein Os03g0120900: MEFTTPPPATRSGGGEERAAAEHNQHHQQQHATVEKEHMFDKVVTPSDVGKLNRLVIPKQHAEKYFPLDAAANEKGLLLSFEDRTGKPWRFRYSYWNSSQSYVMTKGWSRFVKEKRLDAGDTVSFGRGISEAARDRLFIDWRCRPDPPVVHHQYHHRLPLPSAVVPYAPWAAHAHHHHYPADGHTEPAATT, from the exons ATGGAGTTCACCACTCCCCCGCCCGCGACCCGGTCGGGCGGCGGAGAGGAGAGGGCGGCTGCTGAGCACAACCAGCACCACCAGCAGCAGCATGCGACGGTGGAGAAGGAGCACATGTTCGACAAGGTGGTGACGCCGAGCGACGTCGGGAAGCTGAACCGGCTGGTGATCCCGAAGCAGCACGCGGAGAAGTACTTCCCGCTGGACGCGGCGGCGAACGAGAAGGGCCTCCTGCTCAGCTTCGAGGACCGCACGGGGAAGCCCTGGCGCTTCCGCTACTCCTACTGGAACAGTAGCCAGAGCTACGTGATGACCAAGGGCTGGAGCCGCTTCGTCAAGGAGAAGCGCCTCGACGCCGGGGACACAGTCTCCTTCGGCCGCGGCATCAGCGAGGCGGCGCGCGACAGGCTTTTCATCGACTGGCGGTGCCGACCCGACCCGCCCGTCGTGCACCACCAGTACCACCAccgcctccctctcccctccgCCGTCGTCCCCTACGCGCCGTGGGCGGCGCACGCGCACCACCACCACTACCCAGCAGATGGGCACACGGAACCA GCCGCCACAACCTAG
- the LOC100382119 gene encoding Glycerol-3-phosphate 2-O-acyltransferase 6-like translates to MVSRRFKPIELCDSEGRSRQTVAADLDGTLLLSRSAFPYYLLIALEAGSLLRAVALLLSVPLVYLTYVTVSETLAVRAFIYVAMAGLEARDIEAVARSVLPSFYAGDVHPEGWRVFRSFGRRCVVTASPRLMVEPFAKAFLGADVVIGTEVEVAQSGKATGFVAGPGVLVGEHKRRAVAREFGDSLPDVGMGDRESDFDFMSICKEAYTVTRQKYRALPRDQLQGRAILHDGRLARRPTATNALLTFLWMPLGFALALVRAHLHLLLPVRALAYAYKLTGVKLVVRGNRPPPSKKKKGDQLGVLFVCNHRSTLDAVAVGVALGRKVRWVVTDGGAGASRFSEPVVSPIMTGVPLPVPTSLEGDADADAAPRIRRLLEEGDDVVVFPEGAICREPFLLRFGALFAEVTDRIVPVAIEPRESMFHGSTARGLRGMDPYFFFMNPRPTYEVTFLNQLPGELTCGGGRSPVEVASYVQEVLAAQLGFECT, encoded by the exons ATGGTGTCCCGAAGGTTCAAGCCGATCGAGCTGTGCGACTCCGAGGGGCGGTCGCGCCAGACGGTCGCCGCCGACCTCGACGGCACGCTCCTCCTGTCCCGCAGCGCGTTCCCGTACTACCTCCTCATCGCGCTGGAGGCCGGTAGCCTCCTTCGCGCGGTGGCGCTTCTCTTGTCCGTGCCCCTCGTGTACCTCACCTACGTGACCGTGTCCGAGACCCTGGCCGTGCGCGCGTTCATCTACGTCGCCATGGCCGGGCTGGAGGCGAGGGACATCGAGGCcgtcgcccggtccgtgctcCCCAGCTTCTACGCCGGCGACGTCCACCCGGAGGGCTGGCGCGTGTTCCGCTCGTTCGGCAGGAGGTGCGTCGTCACCGCCAGCCCGCGCCTCATGGTGGAGCCGTTCGCCAAGGCGTTTCTTGGCGCGGACGTGGTGATCGGGACGGAGGTGGAGGTGGCCCAGTCCGGGAAGGCCACGGGGTTCGTTGCCGGGCCCGGGGTGCTCGTCGGCGAGCACAAGAGGCGGGCGGTGGCGAGGGAGTTCGGCGACTCGCTGCCGGACGTCGGCATGGGGGATCGCGAGAGCGACTTCGACTTCATGTCCATCTGCAAG GAAGCGTACACCGTAACACGACAGAAGTACCGCGCGCTGCCCCGGGATCAGCTGCAGGGCCGGGCCATCCTCCACGACGGCCGCCTGGCCCGCCGCCCGACGGCGACCAACGCGCTTCTCACTTTCCTGTGGATGCCGCTCGGCTTCGCGCTCGCGCTGGTGCGCGCGCATCTGCACCTGCTCCTCCCGGTGCGCGCCCTCGCCTACGCCTACAAGCTTACGGGCGTCAAGCTGGTGGTGCGCGGCAACAGGCCGCCGCCgtccaagaagaagaagggcgaccAGCTAGGGGTTCTCTTCGTGTGCAACCACCGTAGCACGCTCGACGCCGTCGCGGTGGGCGTCGCGCTGGGCCGCAAGGTGAGATGGGTCGTCACAGACGGCGGTGCGGGTGCCTCCAGGTTCTCGGAGCCCGTAGTGTCGCCTATCATGACAGGCGTGCCGCTGCCCGTGCCCACCAGCCTCGAGGGCGACGCCGACGCGGACGCCGCCCCCCGCATCCGGCGGCTGCTCGAGGAGGGAGACGACGTCGTCGTCTTCCCCGAGGGCGCCATCTGCCGCGAGCCGTTCCTGCTGCGGTTCGGCGCGCTCTTCGCTGAGGTCACCGACCGCATCGTGCCCGTGGCCATCGAACCTAGGGAGAGCATGTTTCACGGGTCCACGGCGCGCGGGCTCAGAGGGATGGATCCCTACTTCTTTTTCATGAACCCACGGCCGACGTACGAGGTCACGTTCCTGAACCAGCTTCCAGGGGAGCTCACCTGCGGCGGCGGGAGGTCGCCGGTCGAGGTGGCCAGCTACGTCCAGGAGGTCCTGGCCGCGCAGCTTGGATTCGAGTGCACCTGA